In Candidatus Margulisiibacteriota bacterium, the following proteins share a genomic window:
- a CDS encoding PP2C family protein-serine/threonine phosphatase — translation MLIAIIIILLLIISGISGYVVFQFYKKQEFYKKEMAETLKNIKRNELKNTRDLDMARRIQSGLLIANKIQHKNYQLSAVCFPAEKIGGDFFILQKNISNRLDKVENETKGIIHLKNKKDETLNFAIGDVSGHGVASALVMILAKNTLEDLYQKKYSPKKIMQVANKKLIEYTEGSAINFVTAFVAMLDIVNNKLVFSKAGHNSPLLFRKNGEIVSLETEGVFLGMFNSPEFEEKEVTLEKGDKIFLYTDGLNEAKNSKDEMLGTQRLIELIKQNIWLSGENLFQKIMDEIKTFTDKTSLNDDVTMILLEIN, via the coding sequence ATGTTGATCGCCATAATAATCATACTTCTGCTTATCATTTCAGGCATATCCGGTTATGTTGTTTTTCAGTTCTACAAAAAGCAGGAATTCTACAAAAAAGAAATGGCTGAAACCCTGAAGAACATCAAACGTAATGAGCTTAAAAATACCCGTGACCTGGACATGGCCCGAAGGATACAATCAGGCCTGCTGATTGCCAATAAAATTCAGCATAAAAATTATCAGCTTTCCGCAGTATGTTTTCCCGCTGAAAAAATCGGAGGAGATTTCTTTATCCTGCAAAAAAATATCTCCAACCGCCTGGATAAAGTAGAAAATGAAACTAAAGGTATAATACATTTAAAAAACAAAAAAGACGAAACCCTGAATTTCGCCATAGGCGATGTTTCCGGGCACGGTGTGGCTTCAGCCCTGGTCATGATACTGGCCAAAAATACATTAGAAGACCTCTATCAAAAAAAATATTCGCCGAAAAAAATCATGCAGGTAGCCAACAAAAAACTCATAGAATACACAGAAGGCAGTGCCATAAATTTTGTTACGGCTTTTGTGGCCATGCTGGACATTGTTAATAACAAACTGGTTTTTTCCAAGGCCGGGCATAATTCCCCTTTGCTTTTCCGCAAGAACGGCGAAATAGTGTCGCTGGAAACAGAAGGCGTTTTTCTGGGAATGTTCAACAGTCCGGAATTCGAGGAAAAAGAAGTAACACTGGAAAAGGGAGATAAAATCTTTCTCTACACCGACGGTCTGAATGAAGCCAAAAACAGCAAGGATGAAATGCTGGGGACACAAAGGCTTATTGAACTAATCAAGCAAAACATCTGGTTATCTGGAGAAAACCTCTTCCAGAAGATAATGGATGAAATCAAAACTTTTACGGACAAAACTTCCCTGAATGACGACGTGACTATGATACTTTTGGAAATTAACTAA